The DNA region GCCTTGGCGCCGGGCAGCGGCCGATCGCCCAGATAGACGACCCCGTCCAAATCGAGGAAAAAGGCGTCGAACTGTTCCGCTAGCAAAAGATCCCCATACCAAGACCTCCAGATCACGCGCAAGGTGTTTTAGGAGCTCACCAAACCGGCTCAGCGCCCAAAGATGTCCATCGTCTCGCGCACAATCGCGTAAGCCTCATCGTACCTTTCGTCGCCGACGAGGGCAAAGTCGGTGATGTTGAAGATCGCCTCGGTGAGCGCCCGGCCTTCGTCGGTCTGGACGATGTCGATCATCGCCCCGGCGATCCTCTGGGCCAGTGCGGCAGGCATGCCGGCACGCACCACCATGCCACCGTTGGGAATGCCGACGGTATAGCCGAGCACGCGCACCTCTTCCTTGACATCGGGAAAGTCGGCCTCGAGCATGGTGCGAGCGTCCTCGAACGACACGCCCACGTCAACGTCACGGTTGTAGACGGCGAAGACGGCGGCGTCGTGAGAGCCGGCGAAGATCGCCTGCATGTCGGCGTCGGCGTCGATGCCGTG from Deinococcota bacterium includes:
- a CDS encoding phosphate/phosphite/phosphonate ABC transporter substrate-binding protein is translated as YRAQFNVHHDSDIESFEDLRGRTIAFVDPASASGYQFPYAFLLSEHGIDADADMQAIFAGSHDAAVFAVYNRDVDVGVSFEDARTMLEADFPDVKEEVRVLGYTVGIPNGGMVVRAGMPAALAQRIAGAMIDIVQTDEGRALTEAIFNITDFALVGDERYDEAYAIVRETMDIFGR